Proteins from a single region of Gammaproteobacteria bacterium:
- a CDS encoding cbb3-type cytochrome c oxidase subunit I, with amino-acid sequence MNSGSTTSLDPKRLIKYLIASATFFFIGTVHGVIQVMPSVRAWLDSIGSPYGGPGHMIDPLAHAHINVVGGVVLLCMAVTYYMFTTISGRPLYSQRLVEHSFWWTTIGVSCFYSTLLFFGGLEGHYLLAHNSEAMERVHRIYGPTIATVSTVMGIGFWTFFANIFLTAKKYYSQRHDA; translated from the coding sequence ATGAATTCCGGTTCCACGACATCACTGGATCCGAAGAGGCTCATCAAATACCTGATCGCCTCCGCCACCTTCTTTTTCATTGGCACCGTCCATGGAGTGATCCAGGTCATGCCTTCGGTGCGGGCGTGGCTGGATTCTATTGGCAGCCCCTATGGCGGACCGGGACACATGATCGACCCCCTCGCCCATGCCCATATCAACGTCGTCGGCGGAGTCGTGCTGCTCTGCATGGCAGTCACCTACTACATGTTCACGACGATATCGGGCCGTCCGCTCTACTCGCAGCGCCTGGTAGAACATTCATTCTGGTGGACCACCATCGGCGTCAGCTGCTTCTACTCCACCCTGCTGTTCTTCGGCGGCCTGGAAGGACATTACCTCCTCGCGCACAATTCCGAAGCCATGGAGAGGGTACATCGGATCTATGGACCGACCATCGCGACGGTCTCCACCGTGATGGGGATCGGGTTCTGGACTTTCTTCGCCAACATCTTCCTGACGGCCAAGAAATACTACTCACAACGGCATGACGCCTGA
- a CDS encoding fused MFS/spermidine synthase — protein MTGATAVHPAPARTLPLALLYAGSGATSLAFEVLWARMLSMQFGISIFGVVVTVAAFMGGLGLGSLLGMRWRRRWPRPLHVFALLEGGIAAYALLLPSLLALTERGLDTIAPGVGLAGWYLLQGSGLLLLILAPATAMGFGFPLVLRAIDAGPRTLGRIYGANACGAAVGALLPLWLLPEYGWGSAVQTVAVFGLLVALGALWLGGRVGTADGAYLPAAVTPGGIPRATLLVYGALGAAAIMLEVGWSRLFGMVLMRTEYVLGVILAVYLAGIGGGSLFAHRLSDRRWFALLPLIAGAAALASLAVVPLVSTWVETQTFATLGSALISEAALLAALTLPVTLALGAWLPLLATRYGTRPQQGAVLYGANSVGAALGALLAGFVLIPALGTALTVAVAGLLLFVCGMYWSFHRRAWLALLPLLAAAWPLAGFPPVSAMLPATYAGSRDLYRYEDAVSITHVVEQADGQRVLLTDLQRMDASSEPAAVELQKNQTRLALLLHPAPRSVLFLGLGTGISAAGSLAYPGIERTAVELSQGSIVAAQHWFAPVNHGISEEMSVVRDDVRRFLRVSGQHYDVIIGDVFHPDLAGRSALLSVQQFELARARLNPGGVFVQWLALNQFDLETLRIVLRTFRHVFPGGVLFMDGFRIALVGFEGESAPSMRRPAGDPGTDPTNDATGGEGFWTWQGRYWGKIPASEGPLQDEWRPVIEYRLPHARYRVEPDLVGLLEWLLLRRPAVEQAAVELSIPAEDFPAMERAYIATDLGLRSWLAALRGADAESIRLIRYAYQANARDRWVSYSLADDMYESLSQSSLAGDERRRALLTILGGRPDHSEVLRGRWRLERDAGDPLAAGSYLARLRTVSPLDRDVVTQAGE, from the coding sequence ATGACGGGCGCAACCGCCGTCCACCCCGCGCCGGCACGGACCCTGCCGCTCGCACTACTGTATGCCGGTTCGGGCGCGACCAGCCTGGCCTTCGAGGTGCTGTGGGCCCGCATGCTGTCCATGCAGTTCGGGATCAGCATCTTCGGGGTGGTCGTGACGGTGGCGGCGTTCATGGGCGGGCTGGGTTTGGGCAGCCTGCTCGGCATGCGTTGGCGCCGCCGCTGGCCGCGGCCACTGCATGTCTTTGCGCTCCTCGAGGGCGGCATCGCAGCGTATGCGCTGCTCCTGCCCTCCCTGCTGGCGCTCACGGAACGCGGCCTGGACACCATCGCACCCGGTGTGGGTCTGGCGGGCTGGTATCTGCTCCAGGGCAGCGGGCTGCTGCTGCTGATCCTGGCGCCCGCCACGGCGATGGGATTCGGGTTCCCGCTGGTCCTGCGCGCCATCGACGCGGGGCCGCGTACCCTGGGGCGGATCTACGGCGCCAACGCCTGCGGCGCGGCCGTCGGTGCCCTGCTGCCGCTCTGGCTGCTGCCTGAGTACGGCTGGGGATCTGCGGTGCAGACCGTTGCTGTTTTCGGATTGCTCGTCGCCCTGGGCGCACTCTGGCTCGGCGGGCGGGTCGGCACCGCGGACGGCGCGTACCTGCCTGCGGCCGTCACGCCGGGCGGCATACCGCGTGCGACACTGCTGGTGTACGGCGCGCTCGGCGCCGCCGCCATCATGCTGGAGGTCGGCTGGAGCCGTCTGTTCGGCATGGTGCTGATGCGGACCGAATACGTGCTGGGGGTGATCCTGGCGGTGTATTTGGCGGGGATCGGCGGCGGCAGCCTCTTCGCACATCGCCTGAGCGATCGCCGCTGGTTCGCACTGCTGCCGCTGATCGCCGGCGCCGCCGCTCTGGCCAGCCTCGCGGTGGTTCCGCTGGTGTCGACCTGGGTGGAAACACAGACATTCGCCACACTGGGCAGCGCCTTGATCAGCGAGGCGGCGCTCCTGGCCGCGCTCACCCTGCCGGTGACGCTCGCCCTCGGCGCATGGCTGCCGCTGCTGGCCACGCGCTACGGTACCCGCCCCCAGCAGGGCGCGGTGCTGTATGGTGCGAATTCGGTCGGTGCTGCGCTGGGCGCGTTGCTCGCGGGGTTTGTTCTGATTCCGGCCCTTGGCACCGCCCTGACAGTGGCGGTCGCCGGACTGCTGCTGTTTGTATGCGGCATGTATTGGTCGTTTCACCGGCGCGCCTGGCTCGCGCTGCTGCCGCTGCTGGCCGCGGCCTGGCCGCTGGCAGGTTTCCCGCCGGTCAGCGCCATGCTCCCCGCAACCTATGCGGGCAGCCGCGACCTCTATCGATATGAAGACGCCGTGAGCATCACCCATGTGGTGGAACAGGCCGATGGCCAGCGCGTGCTTCTGACCGACCTGCAGCGCATGGACGCCTCGAGCGAGCCGGCGGCGGTGGAACTGCAGAAGAACCAGACGCGCCTCGCTCTGCTGCTGCACCCGGCGCCCCGGTCGGTGCTGTTTCTCGGGCTGGGTACCGGCATATCGGCGGCAGGCTCGCTGGCCTACCCCGGCATCGAGCGTACAGCGGTGGAGCTGTCGCAGGGTTCCATCGTCGCCGCACAACACTGGTTCGCCCCGGTCAACCACGGGATCAGCGAAGAAATGTCCGTAGTGCGCGACGACGTGCGACGGTTCCTGCGCGTCTCCGGGCAGCACTACGACGTGATCATCGGTGACGTCTTTCATCCGGATCTGGCCGGCCGCAGCGCGCTGCTGTCGGTGCAGCAGTTCGAGCTCGCGCGCGCGCGCCTCAATCCGGGCGGCGTGTTTGTCCAGTGGCTGGCGCTGAATCAGTTCGACCTGGAAACCTTGCGCATAGTATTGCGAACCTTCCGCCATGTGTTCCCCGGAGGCGTCCTGTTCATGGACGGTTTCCGTATCGCCCTGGTCGGTTTCGAGGGTGAATCCGCTCCCTCCATGCGCCGGCCCGCGGGAGATCCGGGTACGGATCCCACCAATGATGCGACCGGAGGAGAGGGATTCTGGACCTGGCAGGGGCGTTACTGGGGGAAGATCCCCGCCTCCGAAGGGCCGCTGCAGGACGAATGGCGCCCGGTGATCGAATATCGACTCCCGCATGCGCGCTATCGCGTCGAGCCGGATCTGGTCGGCCTCCTGGAATGGCTGCTGCTGCGGCGTCCGGCAGTCGAGCAGGCGGCCGTGGAACTGAGTATCCCGGCGGAGGATTTCCCCGCCATGGAGCGTGCGTACATCGCGACGGATCTCGGCCTGCGCAGCTGGCTGGCTGCGCTGCGCGGCGCGGATGCCGAATCAATCCGGCTGATCCGCTATGCCTATCAGGCCAATGCACGCGATCGCTGGGTGTCCTATTCCCTGGCGGATGACATGTACGAATCGCTCTCGCAGTCGTCCCTGGCGGGTGACGAGCGGCGGCGGGCCCTGCTCACGATCCTGGGCGGCCGCCCTGACCACAGCGAGGTGCTGCGCGGGCGCTGGCGCCTGGAACGGGACGCGGGCGACCCCCTCGCCGCCGGGTCCTATCTTGCGAGACTGCGCACAGTGAGCCCGCTCGACCGCGATGTCGTGACGCAGGCGGGCGAGTAG
- a CDS encoding cytochrome c: MKRGEKTILIITVAVVVGLMAWNYHRQSERTANDNSIPFYSTASAELGRQAGELIRRHECRSCHTLWTLRDMLRAVPAPALDGIGSLRDQDWLYAYLSADDPQRILPTRLKKEYQMPSYAGLPEHERRILAEYLASLKVEDWYLEEARMAECSKLTGENCQ; encoded by the coding sequence ATGAAAAGAGGTGAGAAGACCATACTCATCATCACCGTGGCGGTCGTGGTCGGGTTGATGGCGTGGAATTACCACCGGCAGAGCGAACGCACCGCGAACGACAACAGCATCCCGTTTTACAGCACTGCTTCCGCCGAGCTGGGCCGGCAGGCGGGTGAGCTCATCCGGCGACACGAATGCCGCAGTTGCCACACGCTGTGGACCCTGCGCGACATGCTGCGCGCGGTTCCCGCGCCCGCCCTAGACGGCATAGGCTCGCTGCGAGACCAGGACTGGCTCTATGCCTATCTTTCGGCGGACGACCCGCAGCGCATCCTCCCGACGCGCCTGAAGAAGGAGTATCAGATGCCTTCCTACGCCGGCCTGCCCGAGCACGAGCGCCGGATCCTGGCGGAGTATCTGGCGAGCCTGAAGGTGGAGGACTGGTACCTGGAGGAAGCCCGCATGGCCGAATGCAGCAAGCTGACGGGAGAGAACTGCCAGTGA
- a CDS encoding 4Fe-4S binding protein: MNYQRTLAGIPIVSADAKAGRRLHLVRRTVQIVTLIVAVLVPVSGLFRIDPVEGAFVVLDRQIWFADFFLVVGLWLAISSLLVMTYSLVGTAFCGWSCPQNTLAEWANTMTYRLLGKRAEVSLDGKPMRVSSGKDKWLNWTILGTIFLAVAGVAALVPMFYFYSPEMIWMFVTFQSDPRLAGSLYWIYTMFVLILFLDIAFIRHFWCRFMCVYRVWQHTFKTRETLHVAHDKSRPEECSHCNFCETSCFIGIDPRRTEVYDACINCGECITACSSIRGSRKSGNSLLRFAIGEAGSPAAADFKRTNVGSILLRVPWSLMLTVFGLGLFSWGISSYQPYHFSVYRAETLQGGQISDYRISLANKLYRPAVLSIQVEGLAPDEYTLGTSQVSFVGAGRQDVNLHIDGGLSPGLYPVLVHVDGEDGRRESFRVQHFVATSDIGHG; the protein is encoded by the coding sequence ATGAATTATCAAAGGACATTGGCCGGAATCCCGATCGTATCGGCGGACGCGAAAGCGGGCCGCCGCCTGCACCTCGTGCGCCGTACAGTGCAGATTGTCACCCTCATCGTCGCTGTCCTGGTTCCGGTGTCCGGTCTGTTCCGCATCGATCCCGTCGAAGGCGCCTTTGTGGTGCTCGACAGGCAGATCTGGTTCGCCGACTTCTTCCTGGTCGTAGGCCTGTGGCTCGCGATATCGAGCCTCCTGGTGATGACATACTCCCTGGTCGGCACCGCCTTCTGCGGCTGGTCCTGTCCGCAAAATACGCTGGCGGAGTGGGCCAACACCATGACGTACAGACTGCTGGGTAAACGCGCCGAGGTGAGCCTGGACGGGAAACCGATGAGGGTGTCGAGCGGCAAGGACAAATGGCTCAATTGGACGATACTGGGAACGATCTTCCTGGCGGTTGCGGGTGTGGCGGCGCTGGTGCCCATGTTCTATTTCTATTCTCCCGAGATGATCTGGATGTTCGTGACTTTCCAGAGCGACCCGCGCCTGGCCGGTTCCCTGTACTGGATTTACACCATGTTCGTCCTGATTCTGTTCCTTGACATCGCCTTCATCCGCCACTTCTGGTGCCGCTTCATGTGCGTCTATCGCGTCTGGCAGCATACCTTCAAGACCCGTGAGACGCTGCACGTGGCGCATGACAAATCCCGCCCCGAGGAGTGTTCGCACTGCAATTTCTGCGAAACGTCCTGTTTTATCGGCATCGACCCGCGCCGGACCGAGGTCTACGATGCCTGCATCAATTGCGGCGAGTGCATCACTGCCTGCAGCAGCATCCGCGGTTCGCGCAAGTCCGGCAACAGTCTGCTGCGCTTCGCCATCGGGGAGGCGGGCAGTCCCGCTGCAGCGGATTTCAAGCGTACCAACGTCGGGTCCATCCTGCTGCGCGTGCCGTGGTCCCTGATGCTGACGGTGTTCGGCCTGGGCCTGTTCAGCTGGGGCATATCGTCATACCAGCCATATCATTTTTCGGTCTACCGGGCGGAGACCCTGCAGGGCGGGCAGATCAGCGACTATCGCATCAGCCTGGCGAACAAGCTGTACCGGCCCGCGGTGCTGAGCATACAGGTGGAGGGGCTGGCACCTGATGAGTACACCCTGGGCACATCGCAGGTCTCGTTCGTCGGCGCCGGCCGCCAGGACGTGAACCTCCATATCGATGGCGGGCTGTCACCCGGCCTGTATCCCGTCCTCGTGCATGTGGACGGGGAGGATGGACGGCGGGAAAGCTTCCGCGTCCAGCATTTTGTTGCGACTTCGGACATCGGCCATGGCTAG
- a CDS encoding cbb3-type cytochrome c oxidase subunit II, producing the protein TPDVVMNSVTDADVRYIGAGKIMFVKEGCWWCHTLLPEETQDWQVFGAPPRLGDFNSESPTALGSDRKAPDLLHVGSRNSSREWMIMHFFNPRLVQPHSIMPRFDYLWGEVDAQGNAIDYDKWRAEYNEYAAGTRVYAPDVPEPAANSEARKLIDFVLNLK; encoded by the coding sequence ACGCCTGATGTCGTGATGAACTCGGTCACCGACGCGGACGTTCGTTACATCGGCGCCGGCAAGATCATGTTCGTGAAGGAAGGTTGCTGGTGGTGCCATACCCTGCTGCCGGAAGAGACCCAGGACTGGCAGGTCTTCGGCGCACCGCCGCGTCTTGGCGACTTCAACAGCGAATCGCCAACCGCGCTGGGATCCGACCGCAAGGCGCCTGACCTGCTGCACGTGGGTTCGCGCAACTCTTCACGTGAGTGGATGATCATGCACTTCTTCAACCCGCGTCTGGTGCAGCCGCATTCGATCATGCCCCGCTTCGATTATCTGTGGGGCGAGGTGGATGCGCAGGGCAATGCGATCGACTATGACAAGTGGCGTGCGGAATACAATGAGTATGCCGCCGGCACGCGAGTCTACGCGCCGGATGTTCCGGAACCCGCGGCGAACAGCGAGGCGCGCAAGCTCATCGACTTCGTGTTGAACCTGAAATAA
- a CDS encoding formylglycine-generating enzyme family protein, whose protein sequence is MAVPYQQRESLPAEERARRRRFLAATLVTCVVLAMLGGIVHVLMLGADRLSYMKGKASYDLAEVKQRIRAAGEDITLNRSNEHRLVALSSYTVAEVETLLTPGQWQELATMVTVPAGDFLMGTDRERSDAQDQPQHRVRLAEYRIDKYPVTNAQYARFVAETGHRPPLHWEEGRIPPGLELHPVTMVSWFDASAYARWAGKRLPSEAEWEKAARGPDGRRWPWGDLMDASRLNTYYQVASTTEVLQYPAGASYYGAMDMAGNVSEWIADDFHPYAGSTAPAELFQGKVGVANSPADRAMKVVDLVPVQGFYKVLRGGSWKSDPFSTSTYHRNFSWPHYASDFFGFRCAADAASGVEVK, encoded by the coding sequence ATGGCCGTCCCCTATCAGCAGAGGGAATCCCTCCCGGCGGAAGAGCGCGCGCGGCGCCGGCGCTTTCTTGCCGCCACACTGGTGACCTGTGTGGTGCTCGCCATGCTGGGGGGGATCGTTCACGTGCTCATGCTGGGCGCCGACCGCCTGTCCTATATGAAGGGCAAGGCGTCCTACGATCTGGCCGAGGTGAAGCAGCGCATCCGCGCCGCCGGCGAAGACATCACACTGAACCGGAGTAATGAGCACCGTCTCGTTGCGCTGAGCAGCTATACGGTGGCGGAGGTCGAGACCCTGCTCACCCCCGGGCAGTGGCAGGAACTTGCGACGATGGTGACGGTTCCCGCCGGGGACTTCCTCATGGGCACCGACCGCGAACGCAGCGATGCCCAGGATCAACCCCAGCACCGGGTTCGCCTCGCGGAATACCGCATCGACAAATACCCGGTCACCAACGCCCAGTACGCGCGCTTCGTCGCCGAAACCGGACATCGTCCCCCGCTGCACTGGGAGGAGGGGCGGATCCCGCCCGGACTGGAGCTGCATCCGGTTACGATGGTGTCCTGGTTTGACGCGAGCGCGTATGCGCGCTGGGCCGGCAAGCGCCTGCCCAGCGAGGCGGAATGGGAAAAGGCCGCACGCGGCCCGGACGGCCGGCGCTGGCCATGGGGGGACCTGATGGATGCCAGCCGCCTCAATACCTATTATCAGGTGGCATCGACCACCGAGGTGCTGCAGTATCCGGCCGGTGCCAGCTACTACGGGGCCATGGACATGGCGGGTAACGTGAGCGAGTGGATCGCCGACGATTTCCATCCGTATGCCGGATCGACCGCGCCGGCGGAACTGTTCCAGGGCAAGGTCGGGGTGGCGAATTCCCCTGCGGACCGCGCCATGAAGGTGGTGGACCTGGTGCCGGTACAGGGATTTTACAAGGTGTTGCGCGGCGGGTCATGGAAGAGCGACCCGTTTTCGACCAGCACGTATCATCGCAATTTTTCCTGGCCACACTATGCTTCTGACTTTTTCGGCTTCCGCTGCGCGGCGGATGCAGCATCGGGGGTTGAAGTTAAATGA